One stretch of Candidatus Omnitrophota bacterium DNA includes these proteins:
- the leuC gene encoding 3-isopropylmalate dehydratase large subunit, translating to MGYTITEKILLKHTKLKDIHPGEFIDAKVDLCLGNDITAPLAIEEFGKLGLKEVFGRKKVVLVPDHFAPAKDMKSANQCKVLANFAKRYKIKNYFEIGRMGIEHALLPEMGLVLPGDLVVGADSHTCTYGGLGAFSTGVGSTDLAAAMAIGECWMRVPESIKFIFYGKLNKWVGGKDLILHTIGDIGVDGAIKCAMEFTGETIENLPMDDRLSMCNMAIEAGGKNGIIAPDKITKSYIGSIKNRAKPGNGKFYFSDEDAVYKAVKEYDVRKIEPLVACPNLPSNVKNVKALKDVTVDQVVIGSCTNGRISDLRIAAKILRGKSVKAGVRLIVIPGTQKIYLEAVNEGLAKIFVEAGGIFSTPTCGPCLGGHMGILAEGERALATTNRNFIGRMGHPKSEVYLSNPAVAAASAVKGSIAHPEEVV from the coding sequence ATGGGTTACACGATAACAGAGAAGATCCTGCTTAAGCATACAAAACTGAAAGATATCCATCCGGGCGAATTCATCGACGCAAAGGTCGATCTCTGCCTCGGTAATGACATCACCGCGCCGCTTGCGATAGAGGAGTTCGGGAAGCTCGGCCTGAAAGAGGTCTTCGGCAGGAAGAAGGTTGTTCTCGTGCCCGATCACTTCGCGCCCGCTAAGGACATGAAGAGCGCCAACCAGTGCAAGGTGCTGGCGAATTTCGCGAAAAGATATAAGATAAAGAATTATTTTGAGATAGGGAGGATGGGGATCGAGCATGCCCTCCTTCCCGAGATGGGACTTGTCCTTCCGGGCGACCTTGTCGTCGGGGCGGATTCGCATACCTGCACCTACGGAGGGCTGGGCGCTTTTTCGACGGGCGTCGGCTCGACCGACCTCGCCGCCGCGATGGCCATAGGGGAATGCTGGATGAGGGTGCCCGAGTCCATCAAATTCATATTTTACGGGAAGTTAAATAAGTGGGTAGGCGGGAAGGACCTGATCCTGCATACGATAGGCGACATAGGCGTCGACGGCGCCATTAAATGCGCAATGGAATTTACGGGAGAGACTATCGAAAACCTTCCAATGGATGACAGGCTCTCGATGTGCAACATGGCGATCGAAGCCGGCGGCAAGAACGGCATAATAGCGCCCGATAAGATCACTAAGAGCTATATTGGATCGATCAAGAATAGGGCGAAGCCGGGGAACGGAAAATTCTATTTCAGCGATGAAGACGCCGTTTATAAGGCGGTTAAGGAATACGACGTCCGTAAGATCGAGCCCCTGGTAGCGTGCCCGAACCTGCCGAGCAACGTGAAGAATGTAAAGGCGCTTAAGGATGTGACTGTAGACCAGGTCGTAATAGGCTCCTGCACCAACGGCAGGATATCCGACCTGAGGATCGCCGCTAAGATATTGCGCGGTAAGTCGGTAAAGGCGGGCGTGAGGCTCATTGTTATACCGGGGACTCAGAAGATATACCTGGAGGCGGTCAATGAGGGGCTCGCCAAAATATTCGTCGAGGCGGGCGGTATATTCTCGACGCCGACGTGCGGGCCGTGCCTGGGCGGACACATGGGCATATTGGCGGAAGGCGAGAGGGCGCTCGCTACTACAAACAGGAACTTCATAGGCAGGATGGGGCACCCGA
- a CDS encoding N-acetyltransferase produces the protein MIRRANVSDVKQMQKLITFYAKQDRMLPRSLNELYENVRDFFVYAEGKKIYGCCALHIDWEDLAEVKSLAVARSKSGKGVGKKLLDQCLKEAKALKVKKVIALTYIPEFFKMFGFNIVDKKELPHKIWSECIKCVYFPSCKEIAMVKEL, from the coding sequence GTGATACGACGTGCAAATGTAAGCGATGTCAAACAGATGCAGAAGCTTATAACGTTTTACGCGAAACAGGATAGGATGCTTCCGCGTTCCCTGAACGAACTTTACGAGAACGTAAGAGATTTCTTCGTATATGCCGAAGGGAAGAAGATATACGGCTGCTGCGCCCTGCATATAGACTGGGAGGACCTGGCGGAGGTGAAGAGCCTTGCTGTGGCGAGGTCGAAGTCGGGCAAGGGTGTGGGCAAGAAGCTGCTCGACCAGTGCCTAAAAGAAGCGAAGGCGTTGAAGGTCAAGAAGGTCATAGCGCTCACTTATATACCGGAGTTTTTTAAGATGTTCGGTTTCAATATAGTCGATAAGAAAGAGCTCCCTCATAAGATATGGAGCGAATGTATAAAGTGCGTCTATTTCCCGAGCTGCAAGGAAATAGCGATGGTGAAAGAACTATAG
- the nth gene encoding endonuclease III, which yields MKIGNIIRLLDKAYGKPARSKRSDPVDELVRTILSQNTTDRNSLKAFASLKERFRSWGTLLKTPVGRIERIIKHAGLANIKSKRIKETLYEINRRQGGVTLAHLADLSVDDAAEYLKSLKGVGPKTAACVLLFSFGMASMPVDTHIFRVAKRLGLIGASINIGEAHDVLSDVVPKDLIYSFHLGIIEHGRRTCKARSPRCGSCVLYGLCAFKDKRFYAKKGAELT from the coding sequence ATGAAGATCGGAAATATTATAAGATTGCTCGATAAGGCCTACGGCAAGCCGGCCCGGTCCAAGAGGTCGGATCCTGTCGATGAGCTCGTCCGCACGATACTATCGCAGAATACTACGGACAGGAATTCGCTGAAAGCGTTCGCGTCGCTAAAAGAGCGTTTCAGGTCATGGGGTACGCTGCTTAAGACGCCTGTGGGCAGGATAGAGCGTATCATAAAGCACGCAGGCCTCGCCAATATCAAATCGAAGCGCATAAAAGAGACGCTCTACGAGATCAATAGGAGGCAAGGCGGGGTAACGCTTGCGCATCTCGCGGATCTGAGCGTCGATGACGCCGCAGAGTATCTCAAATCGCTTAAAGGCGTGGGCCCGAAGACTGCCGCATGCGTCCTGTTGTTCAGTTTCGGCATGGCGTCCATGCCGGTAGATACGCATATATTCAGGGTGGCTAAGAGGCTGGGCTTGATAGGCGCTTCCATTAATATAGGGGAGGCGCATGACGTTCTGTCGGACGTCGTTCCTAAAGACTTGATATATAGTTTTCATTTAGGTATAATAGAACACGGTCGCAGAACCTGCAAAGCGAGAAGTCCGCGCTGCGGGTCTTGTGTTTTATACGGATTATGCGCGTTTAAAGACAAACGGTTTTATGCGAAAAAAGGAGCTGAGCTGACGTGA
- a CDS encoding ATP-binding cassette domain-containing protein: protein MAIVKCNEVKKYFPVRRGYLREEAGVVKAVDGVSFEIEKGDSFGLVGESGCGKTTLGKIVLGLLKPDSGSVELATSRPQVIFQDPYNSLDPKMRVFDILAEGLVLQNRAVNMKKRIEEALDLIKLPKNAVIKYPHQFSGGERQRIAIGRAILTKPEFIVCDEPVSSLDVTIQLQILNLLKDIQKKLSVTYLFISHDLRVVKFMCGRIAVMKEGRIVETGNAVKVYSDPAHPYTKQLLSSILDIKV, encoded by the coding sequence ATGGCGATAGTTAAATGCAATGAAGTAAAAAAATACTTTCCCGTCAGAAGAGGATATCTGAGGGAAGAGGCCGGCGTAGTTAAGGCCGTTGACGGCGTCTCTTTTGAGATAGAAAAGGGCGATTCGTTCGGGCTTGTCGGAGAATCTGGATGCGGGAAGACGACGCTCGGCAAGATCGTCCTTGGCCTGCTGAAACCGGATTCCGGGAGCGTAGAGCTCGCGACGTCAAGACCGCAGGTCATATTCCAGGATCCCTATAACAGCCTCGATCCCAAGATGAGGGTCTTCGATATTCTGGCAGAAGGCCTTGTTCTTCAAAACAGAGCCGTCAATATGAAGAAAAGGATAGAAGAGGCGCTTGACCTTATAAAACTGCCGAAGAACGCCGTTATAAAATATCCGCATCAATTCTCCGGAGGCGAACGCCAGAGGATCGCTATAGGCCGCGCTATCCTGACAAAGCCCGAATTCATAGTCTGCGACGAGCCGGTTTCCAGCCTGGACGTGACTATCCAGCTTCAGATACTAAATTTACTGAAAGACATACAGAAAAAGCTGTCGGTGACATACCTATTTATCAGCCACGACCTGCGGGTCGTGAAGTTCATGTGCGGCCGCATCGCGGTCATGAAGGAAGGGCGGATAGTCGAAACGGGAAACGCCGTAAAAGTCTATTCCGATCCGGCCCATCCCTATACGAAACAACTTTTATCATCTATCCTGGATATTAAAGTATAA
- a CDS encoding ABC transporter ATP-binding protein, whose product MKILQVDDLRTYFFTSHGAVKAVDGVNFDIEKREVFGLVGESGSGKTLTALSILRLIPESARLESGKVLFNGEDMITADNDRLRSIRGAKISIVFQEPSTALNPVFTIGYQMTEAVLAHRPIGKKKARDIAINYLGKVHIPQPEKVFGDYPHQISGGAKQRVMIAMALMNSPELVILDEPTTALDVTIQAGILDLLDEILEKEKVSMLFISHDFGIISRMCDRVAVMRKGRIVEEGQTDRIINSPREPYTMSLLESVKALL is encoded by the coding sequence ATGAAGATATTACAGGTAGATGATCTCAGGACATATTTTTTTACATCGCATGGCGCGGTTAAAGCCGTTGACGGCGTAAACTTCGACATAGAGAAAAGAGAGGTCTTCGGGCTCGTGGGCGAGTCGGGCTCCGGGAAGACGCTGACAGCGTTATCGATCCTGAGGCTTATACCTGAATCCGCCAGGTTAGAGAGCGGAAAGGTCCTTTTTAACGGTGAGGATATGATCACAGCCGATAACGACCGCCTTCGCAGCATAAGGGGCGCCAAGATATCGATAGTATTCCAGGAGCCGTCGACCGCTCTAAATCCCGTATTTACGATAGGCTATCAGATGACAGAGGCTGTGCTTGCGCATCGGCCTATCGGGAAGAAGAAAGCCCGGGACATCGCTATTAACTATTTAGGGAAAGTACACATCCCCCAGCCTGAGAAGGTGTTCGGCGATTACCCTCACCAGATATCCGGCGGCGCAAAACAGCGCGTTATGATAGCCATGGCTTTAATGAATTCGCCCGAGCTTGTGATCCTCGATGAGCCGACGACCGCGCTTGATGTAACGATCCAGGCCGGCATACTCGACCTGCTGGACGAAATTCTCGAGAAAGAGAAGGTCTCGATGCTATTCATCAGCCACGATTTTGGTATCATATCAAGGATGTGCGATCGCGTGGCTGTTATGCGTAAGGGTAGGATAGTGGAAGAGGGCCAGACTGACAGGATCATTAACAGTCCGCGGGAACCGTATACGATGTCGCTGCTGGAGTCGGTAAAGGCGCTGTTGTAA
- a CDS encoding ABC transporter permease, with amino-acid sequence MKRLFKDKIALASLCFIAVILAFALFAPLIATYNPTSIDVRSVLSPPSHHHILGTDTLGRDIFSRIVYGSRISLSIGFIAVGIAVLIGIFFGSVAGYYGGKIDSMIMRLVDIMLCFPTFFLILAVIALLEPSIFNIMAVIGMTSWMGVARLIRAEVLTLKERDYVSASRVMGGSDAWIIWKHLIPNAIGPVMVNATLGVGGAILVESALSFLGIGVQPPTPSWGNILMDGKSTLGVAWWLTIFPGIFILLTVLAYNLLGDRLRDMLEPRIKG; translated from the coding sequence ATGAAGAGATTATTCAAAGATAAGATCGCGCTCGCGAGCCTGTGTTTCATTGCGGTGATCCTGGCGTTTGCGTTATTTGCGCCATTGATCGCGACGTATAATCCGACATCAATAGACGTGCGCTCTGTCTTATCGCCTCCGTCGCATCATCATATATTGGGAACGGATACTCTCGGCAGGGATATATTCTCGCGCATAGTGTACGGGTCGCGTATTTCGCTGTCGATAGGCTTCATCGCCGTCGGCATAGCGGTCCTCATAGGGATATTCTTCGGCTCTGTTGCCGGTTACTACGGCGGAAAGATAGATTCGATGATAATGAGGCTGGTGGATATAATGCTCTGTTTCCCGACGTTCTTCCTGATCCTTGCTGTCATAGCTCTGCTGGAACCGTCCATATTCAATATCATGGCAGTGATAGGGATGACGAGCTGGATGGGGGTCGCCCGCCTTATACGGGCTGAGGTCCTTACGCTGAAGGAGCGGGACTATGTCAGCGCCTCGAGGGTCATGGGCGGGAGCGACGCGTGGATAATCTGGAAACACCTGATACCGAACGCTATCGGGCCGGTCATGGTCAACGCGACGCTCGGTGTAGGCGGCGCCATACTTGTGGAATCGGCATTGAGTTTTTTGGGGATAGGCGTCCAGCCGCCGACGCCCAGTTGGGGCAATATCCTGATGGACGGGAAATCCACGCTTGGCGTGGCCTGGTGGCTTACGATATTCCCGGGTATTTTCATATTGCTGACGGTACTGGCGTATAACCTCCTGGGTGACAGGCTGCGCGACATGCTTGAACCGCGGATCAAAGGATAA
- a CDS encoding ABC transporter permease: protein MIRYIAKRLAGFVPVFFGITLISFFVIHLAPGKPTDIQTSLNPKVSYEARMRLERLYGLDKPLHVQYFDWLRRFVVFDFGRSYVDDRPVRAKIAERIPITLLINILSLILIFAIGIPLGIISAVRRGSFMDRLTTVFSFIGFSTPEFWLALLLMSFFSITLNWLPISGIKSLDFEYFSAAGKVLDVAKHLVLPVCISAFGGIAGISRYMRSSMVGVIHQDYIRTARAKGLNERQVIYKHALKNALLPVITIIGLAIPGLIGGSVIFESIFAIPGMGRLFYESVMARDYATIMGVLSIGAMLTLLGNLLADIAYSYADPRIRVSGER from the coding sequence ATGATCAGGTATATTGCAAAACGGCTGGCGGGGTTCGTTCCAGTATTCTTCGGGATAACGCTCATCTCTTTCTTCGTCATCCATCTCGCTCCGGGCAAGCCGACAGACATCCAGACGAGCCTTAACCCGAAGGTCTCCTATGAGGCCAGGATGAGGCTTGAGAGACTATACGGACTCGACAAGCCGCTCCATGTCCAGTATTTCGATTGGCTAAGGCGGTTCGTTGTCTTCGACTTCGGCCGTTCTTATGTGGACGACCGCCCTGTTCGCGCGAAGATAGCCGAGCGTATACCGATAACGCTGCTCATTAACATATTGTCGCTTATACTCATCTTTGCCATAGGCATCCCGCTGGGAATAATCTCCGCGGTAAGACGCGGGTCATTCATGGACAGGTTAACTACGGTCTTCTCGTTCATAGGATTCTCAACGCCGGAGTTCTGGCTTGCTCTCTTATTGATGAGCTTCTTTTCTATAACATTGAATTGGCTTCCGATATCCGGCATAAAATCGCTCGACTTCGAATATTTTAGCGCCGCAGGAAAGGTCCTCGACGTTGCAAAACACCTGGTATTGCCTGTCTGTATTTCGGCGTTCGGCGGCATCGCAGGCATATCGCGTTACATGAGGTCGTCAATGGTCGGCGTTATCCATCAGGATTATATAAGGACCGCGCGGGCCAAAGGGCTTAATGAGCGGCAGGTCATTTATAAACATGCCCTTAAGAACGCGCTCCTTCCCGTAATAACGATAATAGGACTTGCGATCCCCGGGCTTATCGGCGGCAGCGTGATATTTGAATCGATATTCGCGATACCCGGCATGGGACGGCTTTTTTACGAATCGGTGATGGCCAGGGACTATGCGACGATAATGGGGGTCCTATCGATCGGAGCGATGTTGACGCTGTTGGGTAACCTATTGGCGGACATAGCCTATTCATACGCCGACCCGAGGATAAGGGTTTCAGGAGAACGATGA